The Daucus carota subsp. sativus chromosome 7, DH1 v3.0, whole genome shotgun sequence genome window below encodes:
- the LOC108196558 gene encoding subtilisin-like protease SBT6.1 isoform X1: MKQPAMTTLLIFTISLLILVISLLVSPPKTIKNETLNLNSTRNYIVRFVEYKKWEDHRDYLSDNLGLKLQWKWIERRNPAAKYPTDFGLLSIPDDDDSVMKKVLIEKLEKLELVKDVHVDMSYERRSLLGNFKTRERMGAFVDGRKRPGKIFTSMSFGEGDAFVAAATTANASINWSRNLLSQKSQVTSLFGAETIWSKGYTGAKVKMAIFDTGIRADHPHFRNIKERTNWTNEDTLNDNLGHGTFVAGVIAGEEAECLGFAPDAEIYAYRVFTDAQVSYTSWFLDAFNYAIATNMDVLNLSIGGPDYLDIPFVEKVWELTANNIIMVSAIGNDGPLYGTLNNPADQSDVIGVGGIDYSDHIASFSSRGMSTWEIPHGYGRVKPDVVAYGREIMGSKISTGCKSLSGTSVASPVVAGVVCLLVSVIPENNRKNILNPASMKQALVEGAAKLSGPNMYEQGAGRVDLLESFEILKNYKPRSSIFPVILDTTDCPYTWPFCRQPLYAGAMPVIFNTTILNGMGVIGYVENPPTWHPFSEEGNLVSIHFTYSDVIWPWTGYLALHMQIKEEGSHFSGVIEGNVTVKIHSPPAPGEKVHRSSTCVLQLKLQVIPTPPRSARVLWDQYHSIKYPPGYIPRDSLDVRTDILDWHGDHLHTNFHIMFNMLRDSGYYVEVLGSPLTCFDANQYGTLMMVDLEDEYFPEEIKKLRDDVINSGLGLAVFADWYNVDTMVKMRFFDDNTRSWWTPVTGGANVPALNDLLAPLGIAFGDKILNGDFSVTGEQSRYASGTNIVKFPRGGYVHSFPFSDDSESGATQNILVSSTTKADTPILGFLEASSGRVAVYGDSNCLDSSHMVTNCFWLLKKILEFTSKNIKDPVLFSESIKQDKPLHQEDNQLPSRRTDVNFSTYSAVVGKELICRSDSRFEVWGTRGYSLQFSRRNRKLPGYPVSALSRNISFDLEMSGLKSFETAKSNILDSTNKYLGLFNKDDLDVPVQVASRWFVPVIVAVSGLLLLSFWRIQKKRRRRRKGSGTGRYSSP, encoded by the exons ATGAAACAACCGGCCATGACGACTTTGCTAATTTTCACCATCTCTCTCCTGATTCTGGTCATCTCTCTCCTCGTCTCTCCTcctaaaacaatcaaaaacgAAACCCTAAATCTCAACTCAACCCGCAATTACATAGTCAGATTCGTCGAGTACAAGAAATGGGAAGATCACAGAGATTATCTAAGTGATAATCTAGGTTTGAAGCTGCAGTGGAAATGGATTGAGAGGAGGAACCCGGCCGCCAAGTATCCCACTGATTTTGGCTTGCTTTCGATCCCAGATGATGACGATAGTGTTATGAAGAAGGTGTTGATTGAAAAACTGGAGAAATTGGAGTTGGTTAAGGATGTTCATGTTGATATGAGTTACGAGAGGAGGAGTTTGCTTGGCAATTTCAAAACTAGGGAGAGAATGGGAGCGTTTGTCGATGGGAGGAAGCGGCCTGGGAAGATCTTTACATCCATGTCGTTTGGTGAAGGCGATGCGTTTGTTGCTGCTGCCACCACTGCTAATGCCAGTATTAATTGGAGCCGGAATCTGTTATCGCAG AAATCTCAAGTTACATCTCTGTTTGGAGCAGAAACGATTTGGTCAAAAGGGTACACCGGAGCAAAAGTTAAGATGGCAATATTTGATACTGGTATTCGAGCAGATCACCCACATTTTCGCAATATCAAG GAGCGCACAAATTGGACTAACGAAGATACACTGAATGACAATTTGGGTCATGGGACATTTGTTGCTGGAGTTATTGCTGGTGAAGAAGCTGAGTGTCTGGGTTTTGCACCAGATGCAGAAATATATGCTTATCGTGTATTTACTGATGCGCAG GTGTCATACACATCATGGTTCCTTGATGCATTTAATTATGCAATTGCAACCAATATGGATGTGCTGAATTTGAGCATTGGCGGTCCTGATTACTTAGATATCCCATTCGTAGAAAAG GTATGGGAACTGACGGCTAATAACATTATCATGGTCTCAGCAATAGGAAATGATGGACCATTATACGGTACATTAAATAATCCAGCAGATCAAAGTGATGTTATCGGTGTGGGCGGCATTGATTATAGTGATCATATAGCCTCATTCTCTTCACGAGGCATGAGTACTTGGGAGATTCCTCATGG CTATGGTCGAGTGAAACCAGATGTTGTTGCTTATGGACGAGAAATCATGGGATCCAAGATCAGTACAGGTTGCAAAAGCTTGTCAGGAACCAGTGTAGCAAGTCCTGTTGTTGCTGGTGTTGTTTGTCTGCTTGTTAGTGTCATCCCAGAGAACAATCGAAAGAATATTTTAAATCCAGCAAGCATGAAACAAGCTCTGGTTGAGGGAGCTGCAAAGCTTTCTGGCCCAAATATGTATGAGCAGGGTGCGGGCAGAGTTGATTT GTTGgaatcttttgaaattttgaagaaCTACAAACCTAGATCAAGCATCTTCCCTGTTATTCTTGATACTACAGATTGCCCTTATACATGGCCATTTTGTCGTCAACCACTCTATGCAGGTGCAATGCCTGTTATCTTTAACACTACCATTTTAAATGGAATGGGGGTAATTGGTTATGTTGAAAATCCCCCAACATGGCATCCTTTTTCGGAGGAAGGCAATCTTGTTAGCATCCATTTTACTTATTCCGATGTCATTTGGCCCTGGACTGGATACCTGGCGTTGCATATGCAAATCAAGGAGGAAGGATCTCATTTCTCAGGGGTGATCGAAGGCAATGTAACTGTTAAAATCCATAGCCCACCGGCCCCTGGAGAGAAGGTCCATCGAAGCAGTACTTGTGTCCTACAGTTAAAATTGCAAGTAATTCCTACTCCTCCAAGATCTGCGAGAGTACTGTGGGATCAATATCACAGTATCAAATATCCACCGGGTTACATTCCAAGAGATTCTCTTGATGTTCGAACTGACATTCTTGACTGGCATGGGGATCACCTGCACACAAATTTCCATATCATGTTCAACATGTTAAGAGATTCAGGGTATTATGTGGAAGTACTTGGTTCACCTCTTACATGCTTTGATGCTAATCAATATGGGACACTTATGATGGTAGATCTAGAAGATGAGTATTTTCCTGAGGAGATAAAGAAGTTGAGGGATGATGTTATCAATTCAGGACTGGGTCTGGCTGTTTTTGCCGACTGGTATAACGTGGACACAATGGTTAAGATGAGATTTTTTGATGATAATACACGTAGCTGGTGGACCCCTGTAACTGGCGGTGCAAATGTCCCAGCACTAAATGATCTTTTGGCCCCACTTGGAATTGCATTCGGAGATAAGATTCTTAATGGTGATTTTTCTGTTACTGGTGAGCAGAGTCGATATGCATCTGGAACCAACATAGTAAAATTTCCGAGGGGTGGTTATGTACACAGCTTCCCCTTCTCGGATGACTCGGAAAGTGGAGCCACACAGAACATCTTGGTCTCCAGCACAACCAAG GCAGATACACCTATTCTCGGATTTTTGGAGGCAAGTAGTGGTCGAGTAGCTGTGTATGGGGATTCCAATTGTTTGGACAGCAGTCATATGGTTACGAACTGTTTTTGGCTTTTGAAGAAAATTTTGGAATTTACCAGCAAGAACATTAAAGATCCAGTGCTTTTCTCAGAATCTATTAAACAAGATAAACCTTTGCACCAAGAAGACAACCAGTTACCATCTCGTAGAACTGATGTAAATTTCTCCACCTATTCCGCTGTTGTCGGAAAGGAATTGATTTGCAGAAGTGACTCCAGATTTGAAGTTTGGGGAACGAGGGGTTATAGTTTACAGTTCAGCAGAAGAAATCGCAAATTGCCTGGGTATCCAGTTAGTGCTTTGAGTAGAAACATAAGTTTTGATTTAGAGATGTCTGGCTTAAAGAGTTTCGAAACAGCTAAAAGCAATATACTTGACTCGACGAACAAGTACTTGGGCTTATTTAATAAGGACGAT
- the LOC108196558 gene encoding subtilisin-like protease SBT6.1 isoform X2, giving the protein MTIWVMGHLLLELLLVKKLSVWVLHQMQKYMLIVYLLMRRLLQVSYTSWFLDAFNYAIATNMDVLNLSIGGPDYLDIPFVEKVWELTANNIIMVSAIGNDGPLYGTLNNPADQSDVIGVGGIDYSDHIASFSSRGMSTWEIPHGYGRVKPDVVAYGREIMGSKISTGCKSLSGTSVASPVVAGVVCLLVSVIPENNRKNILNPASMKQALVEGAAKLSGPNMYEQGAGRVDLLESFEILKNYKPRSSIFPVILDTTDCPYTWPFCRQPLYAGAMPVIFNTTILNGMGVIGYVENPPTWHPFSEEGNLVSIHFTYSDVIWPWTGYLALHMQIKEEGSHFSGVIEGNVTVKIHSPPAPGEKVHRSSTCVLQLKLQVIPTPPRSARVLWDQYHSIKYPPGYIPRDSLDVRTDILDWHGDHLHTNFHIMFNMLRDSGYYVEVLGSPLTCFDANQYGTLMMVDLEDEYFPEEIKKLRDDVINSGLGLAVFADWYNVDTMVKMRFFDDNTRSWWTPVTGGANVPALNDLLAPLGIAFGDKILNGDFSVTGEQSRYASGTNIVKFPRGGYVHSFPFSDDSESGATQNILVSSTTKADTPILGFLEASSGRVAVYGDSNCLDSSHMVTNCFWLLKKILEFTSKNIKDPVLFSESIKQDKPLHQEDNQLPSRRTDVNFSTYSAVVGKELICRSDSRFEVWGTRGYSLQFSRRNRKLPGYPVSALSRNISFDLEMSGLKSFETAKSNILDSTNKYLGLFNKDDLDVPVQVASRWFVPVIVAVSGLLLLSFWRIQKKRRRRRKGSGTGRYSSP; this is encoded by the exons ATGACAATTTGGGTCATGGGACATTTGTTGCTGGAGTTATTGCTGGTGAAGAAGCTGAGTGTCTGGGTTTTGCACCAGATGCAGAAATATATGCTTATCGTGTATTTACTGATGCGCAG GTTACTGCAGGTGTCATACACATCATGGTTCCTTGATGCATTTAATTATGCAATTGCAACCAATATGGATGTGCTGAATTTGAGCATTGGCGGTCCTGATTACTTAGATATCCCATTCGTAGAAAAG GTATGGGAACTGACGGCTAATAACATTATCATGGTCTCAGCAATAGGAAATGATGGACCATTATACGGTACATTAAATAATCCAGCAGATCAAAGTGATGTTATCGGTGTGGGCGGCATTGATTATAGTGATCATATAGCCTCATTCTCTTCACGAGGCATGAGTACTTGGGAGATTCCTCATGG CTATGGTCGAGTGAAACCAGATGTTGTTGCTTATGGACGAGAAATCATGGGATCCAAGATCAGTACAGGTTGCAAAAGCTTGTCAGGAACCAGTGTAGCAAGTCCTGTTGTTGCTGGTGTTGTTTGTCTGCTTGTTAGTGTCATCCCAGAGAACAATCGAAAGAATATTTTAAATCCAGCAAGCATGAAACAAGCTCTGGTTGAGGGAGCTGCAAAGCTTTCTGGCCCAAATATGTATGAGCAGGGTGCGGGCAGAGTTGATTT GTTGgaatcttttgaaattttgaagaaCTACAAACCTAGATCAAGCATCTTCCCTGTTATTCTTGATACTACAGATTGCCCTTATACATGGCCATTTTGTCGTCAACCACTCTATGCAGGTGCAATGCCTGTTATCTTTAACACTACCATTTTAAATGGAATGGGGGTAATTGGTTATGTTGAAAATCCCCCAACATGGCATCCTTTTTCGGAGGAAGGCAATCTTGTTAGCATCCATTTTACTTATTCCGATGTCATTTGGCCCTGGACTGGATACCTGGCGTTGCATATGCAAATCAAGGAGGAAGGATCTCATTTCTCAGGGGTGATCGAAGGCAATGTAACTGTTAAAATCCATAGCCCACCGGCCCCTGGAGAGAAGGTCCATCGAAGCAGTACTTGTGTCCTACAGTTAAAATTGCAAGTAATTCCTACTCCTCCAAGATCTGCGAGAGTACTGTGGGATCAATATCACAGTATCAAATATCCACCGGGTTACATTCCAAGAGATTCTCTTGATGTTCGAACTGACATTCTTGACTGGCATGGGGATCACCTGCACACAAATTTCCATATCATGTTCAACATGTTAAGAGATTCAGGGTATTATGTGGAAGTACTTGGTTCACCTCTTACATGCTTTGATGCTAATCAATATGGGACACTTATGATGGTAGATCTAGAAGATGAGTATTTTCCTGAGGAGATAAAGAAGTTGAGGGATGATGTTATCAATTCAGGACTGGGTCTGGCTGTTTTTGCCGACTGGTATAACGTGGACACAATGGTTAAGATGAGATTTTTTGATGATAATACACGTAGCTGGTGGACCCCTGTAACTGGCGGTGCAAATGTCCCAGCACTAAATGATCTTTTGGCCCCACTTGGAATTGCATTCGGAGATAAGATTCTTAATGGTGATTTTTCTGTTACTGGTGAGCAGAGTCGATATGCATCTGGAACCAACATAGTAAAATTTCCGAGGGGTGGTTATGTACACAGCTTCCCCTTCTCGGATGACTCGGAAAGTGGAGCCACACAGAACATCTTGGTCTCCAGCACAACCAAG GCAGATACACCTATTCTCGGATTTTTGGAGGCAAGTAGTGGTCGAGTAGCTGTGTATGGGGATTCCAATTGTTTGGACAGCAGTCATATGGTTACGAACTGTTTTTGGCTTTTGAAGAAAATTTTGGAATTTACCAGCAAGAACATTAAAGATCCAGTGCTTTTCTCAGAATCTATTAAACAAGATAAACCTTTGCACCAAGAAGACAACCAGTTACCATCTCGTAGAACTGATGTAAATTTCTCCACCTATTCCGCTGTTGTCGGAAAGGAATTGATTTGCAGAAGTGACTCCAGATTTGAAGTTTGGGGAACGAGGGGTTATAGTTTACAGTTCAGCAGAAGAAATCGCAAATTGCCTGGGTATCCAGTTAGTGCTTTGAGTAGAAACATAAGTTTTGATTTAGAGATGTCTGGCTTAAAGAGTTTCGAAACAGCTAAAAGCAATATACTTGACTCGACGAACAAGTACTTGGGCTTATTTAATAAGGACGAT
- the LOC108195562 gene encoding uncharacterized protein LOC108195562 isoform X1: MMINFRWRLGYFCCWILLWKWYQNTLVVHPVKTQVISSGVIWGVGDIAAQFITHSTAKTLSHTHHEDKEFKISWRRVVITSLFGFGFVGPFGHFWYEGMDRFIKSGLKLQPNTVRFVATKVAMDGLIFGPLDLLVFLSYMGYSSGKNSLQVKEDLKRDFLPAFILQGAAWPVLQIANFRYIPLRYQLLYVNIFCLVDSAFLSWLEQQQDASWKHFLVSSITSKGQDR, translated from the exons ATGATGATCAATTTTAGGTGGAGGCTAGGTTACTTCTGTTGCTGGATATTG CTTTGGAAATGGTACCAAAATACCTTGGTTGTTCATCCAGTGAAGACACAAGTTATAAGCTCAGGAGTCATATGGGGTGTTGGAGATATTGCTGCCCAGTTTATTACTCATTCTACTGCCAAAACTCTTTCTCACACTCAT CATGAAGATAAAGAATTCAAAATTAGCTGGAGGAGGGTGGTAATCACAAGCTTATTTGGGTTTGGCTTTGTTGGACCATTTGGTCACTTCTG GTATGAAGGTATGGATCGATTTATCAAGTCTGGTCTTAAACTGCAACCAAATACAGTACGATTTGTGGCCACTAAAGTGGCTATGGATGGCCTCATTTTTGGACCTTTGGATTTGCTAGTATTCCTTAGTTACATGGGATATTCTAGCGGTAAAAACAGTCTTCAAGTAAAGGAAGATTTAAAAAGAGATTTCCTCCCAGCATTTATTCTTCAAGGTGCAGCATGGCCAGTTCTTCAAATTGCAAACTTCCGGTATATTCCGCTAAGATATCAGCTTCTATATGTTAACATCTTCTGCTTGGTTGATAGCGCTTTCTTGTCTTGGTTGGAACAACAACAAGATGCATCTTGGAAGCATTTTCTCGTGTCATCTATAACCTCCAAAGGCCAAGACAGATGA
- the LOC108195562 gene encoding uncharacterized protein LOC108195562 isoform X2: MLKLWKWYQNTLVVHPVKTQVISSGVIWGVGDIAAQFITHSTAKTLSHTHHEDKEFKISWRRVVITSLFGFGFVGPFGHFWYEGMDRFIKSGLKLQPNTVRFVATKVAMDGLIFGPLDLLVFLSYMGYSSGKNSLQVKEDLKRDFLPAFILQGAAWPVLQIANFRYIPLRYQLLYVNIFCLVDSAFLSWLEQQQDASWKHFLVSSITSKGQDR; this comes from the exons atgttgaAGCTTTGGAAATGGTACCAAAATACCTTGGTTGTTCATCCAGTGAAGACACAAGTTATAAGCTCAGGAGTCATATGGGGTGTTGGAGATATTGCTGCCCAGTTTATTACTCATTCTACTGCCAAAACTCTTTCTCACACTCAT CATGAAGATAAAGAATTCAAAATTAGCTGGAGGAGGGTGGTAATCACAAGCTTATTTGGGTTTGGCTTTGTTGGACCATTTGGTCACTTCTG GTATGAAGGTATGGATCGATTTATCAAGTCTGGTCTTAAACTGCAACCAAATACAGTACGATTTGTGGCCACTAAAGTGGCTATGGATGGCCTCATTTTTGGACCTTTGGATTTGCTAGTATTCCTTAGTTACATGGGATATTCTAGCGGTAAAAACAGTCTTCAAGTAAAGGAAGATTTAAAAAGAGATTTCCTCCCAGCATTTATTCTTCAAGGTGCAGCATGGCCAGTTCTTCAAATTGCAAACTTCCGGTATATTCCGCTAAGATATCAGCTTCTATATGTTAACATCTTCTGCTTGGTTGATAGCGCTTTCTTGTCTTGGTTGGAACAACAACAAGATGCATCTTGGAAGCATTTTCTCGTGTCATCTATAACCTCCAAAGGCCAAGACAGATGA
- the LOC108195585 gene encoding rop guanine nucleotide exchange factor 12 gives MSDDKQKNGAKTPPPERHISDLDLMKERFSKLLLGEDMSGGGKGVSSALALSNAITNLAASVFGEQRKLEPMDPDRKVRWKKEVDWLLSVTDYIVEFVPSQQKAKDGTTMEIMITQQRRDLLMNIPALRKLDTMLIDCLDNFKGPNEFRYVSKDADESEKGVQRDDKWWLPTIKVPSEGLSETSRKFLQYQKDCVNQVLKASMAINAQVLSEMDIPDNYTETLPKNGRSSLGDQMYKSITVEYFDPDQFLISADLSSEHKVLDLKNKIEASIVIWKRKMVAKDGKTNWGSAVSLEKRELFEERAETILLLLKQRFPGLPQSSLEITKIQCNRDVGHAILESYSRVLESLANTVMSRIEDVLYADSLTQNPSLAINKMKTTIDSSPRPRMSSAEDESEKPTPVGTPGSMTLSDFMGWNFEAADSDMKKNNSTGNLEKEYEAKVSSKPANVATKKKFSYLDKLEWSGLRSPTARH, from the exons ATGTCAGATGATAAACAGAAGAATGGGGCTAAAACCCCGCCACCAGAGCGACACATTTCAG ATCTCGACTTGATGAAGGAGCGATTTTCCAAGCTACTCTTAGGGGAGGACATGTCAGGTGGTGGTAAAGGAGTCTCCTCAGCTTTGGCTTTGTCTAACGCGATTACTAATCTTGCTG CTTCTGTATTTGGAGAACAGAGGAAATTGGAACCTATGGATCCGGATAGGAAAGTGAGGTGGAAAAAAGAAGTAGATTGGCTCTTATCTGTAACAGATTACATTGTTGAATTTGTCCCTTCTCAGCAGAAAGCAAAAGATGGAACTACTATGGAG ATAATGATTACACAACAGAGAAGAGATTTGCTTATGAACATTCCGGCTCTGCGCAAGCTGGACACAATGCTTATT GATTGCCTAGACAACTTTAAGGGTCCCAATGAATTCAGGTATGTTTCGAAAGATGCTGACGAATCTGAGAAAGGAGTGCAAAGAGACGACAAATGGTGGCTGCCTACCATCAAGGTACCATCTGAAGGTCTATCAGAAACATCGCGAAAATTCCTACAGTATCAGAAAGATTGTGTCAACCAAGTGCTTAAAGCATCGATGGCAATCAATGCACAAGTTCTATCTGAAATGGACATTCCTGATAATTACACTGAAACACTCCCAAAG AATGGAAGATCGAGCCTTGGCGATCAAATGTATAAAAGCATAACGGTAGAGTACTTTGATCCTGACCAATTCCTAATATCAGCAGACTTGTCATCGGAACACAAAGTTCTTGATCTAAAGAATAAAATAGAAGCTTCTATAGTGATTTGGAAAAGGAAAATGGTGGCAAAGGATGGAAAAACGAACTGGGGTTCAGCTGTTAGCCTGGAAAAGAGGGAGCTCTTTGAAGAGAGAGCAGAAACCATATTGCTACTCTTGAAACAGAGGTTCCCAGGCCTTCCTCAATCCTCACTAGAGATCACTAAGATCCAATGCAATAGG GACGTGGGCCATGCAATTCTCGAAAGCTATTCCAGGGTTTTAGAAAGTCTGGCAAACACAGTTATGTCCCGAATAGAAGATGTCCTATACGCTGATTCTTTGACTCAAAATCCATCACTCGCAATCAACAAAATGAAAACAACAATCGATTCATCACCACGCCCAAGAATGTCAAGTGCTGAGGATGAGTCCGAGAAGCCAACTCCTGTCGGAACTCCCGGTTCGATGACACTTTCGGATTTCATGGGTTGGAATTTCGAGGCGGCAGACTCAGACATGAAAAAGAATAACTCGACTGGTAATTTAGAAAAGGAATATGAAGCAAAGGTTTCGAGCAAGCCTGCTAACGTTGCCACCAAGAAAAAGTTCTCGTACCTTGATAAACTCGAATGGAGTGGCTTGAGGAGTCCTACAGCTCGTCATTAG